The Pseudorca crassidens isolate mPseCra1 chromosome 3, mPseCra1.hap1, whole genome shotgun sequence genome includes the window ATCTTCACtgtagaaagaaaacataaaaatactgaatttggCCAAAACTTCAGCCTAAAGTCAGTCCTTGTTAGGCAACAGATGGTTCCCAgagaaaaaaccccaccaaaatgTGAAATACAAGGAAACAGCTTCAAACAGAATTCCAATTTACTTAATCAACAAAAAATCAACACAGCCGGGAAACGTTATAAATGTAGTATGTGTGAGAAAACCTTCATTAATACTTCATCCCTTCGTAAACATGAGAAAAACCATAGTGGagagaaattatttaaatgtaaagacTGTTCGAAAGCCTTTAACCAAAGTTCAGCTCTTATTCAACATCAAATaactcatactggagagaaaccctatatatgtaaagaatgtgggaaagctttcacTCTCAGTACATCCCTTTATAAACACCTAAGAACACACACTGTGGAGAAATCCTATAGATGTAAGGAATGTGGTAAATCCTTCAGCAGAAGGTCAGGCCTTTTTATACATCAAAAAATCCATGCTGGAGAAAACCCCTATAAATATAATCCAGGTAGGAAGGCATCTAGTTGCAACACATCCCTTCCTGGATGTCAGAGAATGAATTCCAGAAAGAAGTCCTATTTATGTAATGAATGTGGCAATACCTTTAAGTCTAGTTCATCCCTTCGTtatcatcagagaattcacacaggagagaaacctttTAAATGTAGTGAATGTGGGAGAGCCTTCAGTCAGAGTGCATCTCTTATTCAACATGAaagaattcacactggagaaaagccttatagatgtaatgaatgtggaaaagGTTTCACTTCTATTTCACGACTTAACAGACACCGAATAATTCATACTGGTGAGAAGTTTTATAATTGtaatgaatgtggtaaagcctTAAGTTCCCACTCAACACTTATCATTCATgaaagaattcatactggagagaaaccatgTAAATGTAAAgtgtgtgggaaagccttcagacAAAGTTCAGCTCTCATTCAACATCAGAGAATGCATACTGGAGAAAGACCCTATaaatgtaatgagtgtgggaAAACTTTCAGGTGTAACTCATCCCTTAGTaatcatcagagaattcacacaggagagaaaccatatcGATGTGAAGAATGTGGGATATCTTTTGGCCAAAGTTCAGCTCTTATTCAACATCGAAGGattcatacaggagagaaacccttcAAATGTAATACATGTGGGAAAACTTTTAGACAGAGCTCATCACGTATTGcccatcagagaattcatactggagagaaaccctatgaatgtaataCATGTGGGAAACTTTTCAATCACAGGTCATCTCTTACTAATCATTATAAAATTCATATTGAAGAGAACCCCTAGAAAGTAGGTTTGCATGTGTGAAATTCTGAAACCAAAGCTCATCAGAATACATGAAAGTGATGTAATAAATGTAATGGATATGAAAAGCTATTCTATGGTTTAGTCATCAAATAATAAATTCCAAGGGTAAACCTATGTAATAGATAATGAGGAAAGTGGAAATTGTTCAGTCCTATCAGACACtttataataacctaaaatgAAGAATTCCTGACTGGAGACATTGACTTTGGGCATTtgtaaaataattgttttctctaCAGCATCATATGCTGCATATCATATGTAATTGTTATAAACATCTGGGTGATGAAGGGAAGTGTGCACTGGATTTCCTGTTAAACTGTAaacttaatactttttaaaaaataactgacatTGTAATAGTATATAAAAGATGTGGTCAaagaaattatacatttttagagaaaaggaccaaataaaagattaaaatgaatGTAAACTACCTCTCACTTTCTGGGGTTTGTCCTTTTTCTGACTTGATGGCAAACTTTGTGCAtggatttcatttaaaaatagaaataaaagtgttCTCTTCCTTTGTTCTTCTAGTAATTGCTGTGAATTGAAAATTTTCTACCCAATTTTTAATTCTGttctcagaattattttttttgctCTGAAGTCATTTATTATGAAATTATACATGCTATATACTGTGAGCTGTCATCTTAagtatattaaatggaaaaataagtgaTTTTCAAGTTTAAGGctattaaatgtatatttaatataatattatacatatatgtttagtAACATATATTCTAAATTCACAACAGAAGGGGCTGTCAAAAGTAGTTTAATGAATCTAGCATATGTGCCAAAATATTGAAAGGTACATCAATCACTTCATGAAATAAAGCGTATGTTTTTCCTACTTGGTGTTCTGTAGTGTCCAAcagttttaagaaaacaaaaggagtAATTTAGAAACAACTCAGtagtttggttggttggttgtttgaGTCCCAGCTTTGGGGCAAGTACTATACTGCACACtgggaattttaagaaaaaagtcacaGGCCTTCAGGAAACCATGAATGGAGGAAAAGGGATGGAGTTAAGAGATAATCAGATGAGTAAAGCAAATTATTATGTCACTGTATGTAAGTGTGGTTGTTTTAACAGGCAAATAGATAGGTTGTGACAATATGTTGCAGTGCAAGAATGTTGTAGAGATTTAGACATGATGAAGGAGAGATTGAATGTAACCAAGGAAACCTGTGACATCAGAGAAAGCTTTCCAGGGGCAATGATGCCTGAGCCAGGTTTTGAAAGAATAATAAGAACTCTCCAGAGGATGAGATAAGCATTCCAAATAGGAGAGGTAGAGGTGAGTAATACCATGACACCTTTATGGAAACTCAAGTATAAAACTAATGAGCAGGAGAATGGCAGGTGTTAAAGTCTGAGTAAAAGGCAGAGGCCAGATTACAAAGGGCCTATTTGCCTTgaaaagtttggattttatcctgaaaTTGATGGAGTCAGTTAAAAATGTTAAGCAAGGAACATTGTTCTGGCAACGATGTGTAGAGGGTGTATTTAGTATATATTAAAGCTGTATAGACTGATGCCTAGAAATCTGGGCTATGGTAATTCAAGTGATAGGTGAATGAGAGTCCAAACTCAAGCAGGGACAGCATATATGGAGAACAGGAGACAAGATAATGTATTAGAAATAAGACATGGTGTTCACAAGCAAACAGATGAGGTTGGTGAATGAGAAGGCTAAGCTGACTCGAAGGTAGGGTTGCCAGGTATCCTCTGTATACTGGATATGTCTCGTATTGAATGATTTTGAACTGCATCCTGTATTGATTTTGTCAGGTCACCCTTATTGTAATCAGTTGTGCTTTTACCCAATAATGAAAATCGAGCAGTTGAAGCTATTTTTCTGCTTCAATAATTGGCACTTAAATTACTTAGGTGGCAATGCTAGCTGAAAATTATATCTCCACAAAGACTGAAACAGTCCCTTATAGTCTCTCTCATATTTTTGGCTGAGGAAAGACCAAAGTTGGGGGGCCGAGTGGGGGTAGGAGAAGGTAAATGAGAATTGAAAGTCTTCTTTTCCatattaaagaaaggaaaagatttctttttgtCAAAGTCTCAAGTTGTAAGCAAGTAATCACCATTAATTAGAGATTACTTTGGATCAGTACACATGCTCTGAAAATCAACAGTGGCCATGCTTCTGACAGTTAGCAAGTTAAAGAGACTTCAGCTTCTGAAAGCCAATTTGTTACGATCCCATGCCTGTAGACAAGTCAGCAGATGACCATACTTCTGAAAGTATGCCAGATGACCATACTTCTGAAAGTATGCCAGATGACCATACTTCTGAAAGTCAGTGACCATACTTATGAAAGTATGCCAGTCAATAACTGCCTTATTTCAGTGATCACACTAACATAATTGAAAGTCTGTCAATCCAATAAACACTCCTGCTTCTGAAAATCCACCAATCCTTGAACCAAGCTTCCCAAAACCTTGTATGAGATCAGCTGTGGCTTTCTTTGGGGAGGTTCTTCCTTGCAAATACAGCTCTCACTTGCAGCCATACATGAAGTTCACCTTTTCCGCATCACATATCAAAGTTCAATTTATTGTTAGTTTGTAACAACTTCTACAGTTCAACCCCAATTTACTGTTATAACTTTAGCCTCGTAAGTGACAAACATAATAATGATGCCATGAGACTATCAAATTCAATATTTTCAATTCCTGTGGTGTTTGCTATCATCTAGTATTTGAATCCCAAATGCAAATGTAAATTCATGATTAATTTTTAGAACATTGGTTATCtattaaatgaggaaaaaaatccttttgaAACCTTTTCCACAGCATGAAACTGTTCATTCAATATAAAAAAGTGATAGTCATTTATAAACCAGTATCTATTAACAGCTAAACCTAAGAGATATATGATTATCTTAGCTATAAAcagataaaatacattttctaattaaaaCAAATTCAGATGAAAATAATCACAGCAGAAGTTCTAATGACTGTCCACATTGTGTATCATCGTTATCAATCTTTTCAGCACAAATGACTGATCAAACATACCAGGAGTattttctgattctaaaattGCAAACAAATTTTAAGTGCCAGGATAAAATGCTGCAATAATAAAGAATGTAATAGTTCTATTTACTATTACAGAGATTATTAAAGATCTAAAATGCCTTGTCTTTTTACAACACAGCCCAAGATGCAAGTAATcacaatactaaaaaaaaaattccctttgctTGTATGTTCTTCTCGTGAAAAAGACTTGCTTAGAAGGCTGCTGCTCACTTATTGAATTAATAAGTGTACTGCTTTTCATAGAGATAATACAAATGCAAATTATGGTGGATGTGCAAAAGTGCAAACAATTTATTCAAAGTTGAATCAAAGTGTAATGGATTCTATGCAGGGTGTTGGCTATCTTGCCCATATTCTGCATTTCTGCATAATTCTGCATAGACAACCCGTGATATTCTTTCTGTTGACACTGGAGTACTTATTGTGAAACTGTTGCATTACTTCAGCATTTAAACATTTGAGCAGTTAAAGAATTTTTGtgattttgtttgcatttcaTAATCTTCAACTTTCTAGCATTCAAAAACTTGTTTGGACTTCCTGTTTCAGCTATGACATGTAAACAGCTTGCAAGTGATAGCTTGTATCCTTACAACAAGAAAAATTGGAGCAGGCTGAAAATCAGTgacttttcttttatcttcctgAGAACTGAGGTTGGTGGGCAAATTGCAACACTGAAATCTGGAGAGACAGGCATATCCAGAAAGATATAGCTGAGATCTGCTCACCTGGAACAGAAATTACTGGAGCCATAAACTGGTAGAAATATTTAAATGCTCATTTTGATAAATTGCTGAAGGTTGTGTGGACTGTCTTGAGAGTGAGAAACTCCTGGGGGGCCACAGTCTTAAGAGTCCCCCATATTTCCATTGTCATTAGATCCAGAAACCCGGTTGGATTTGCGTGGTGGTGACCTGAGAAATATTCCCTCAGGGCTCTAGTGGAGGAAGGGTAACCATTGTGAAATACACTCAGAGTCTTCTCCACCAAAAATGCCTACTCTCCTGGGGAAAAGAGTTTCTCATAGTCTTGTCCTAGCTGAGGTAAGGACATTCCTCCCACTTTAGCCCCCTCTAACCTTCGTGTCTCACTAAGGAGGAGAAAACAGTCAAAgagatggggttgggggggggattCAAGGAAAAAGATTGGgaatgctgcaactagaggaggGAATATAGGGCAAGGAGCTTGGGAAAAAGCTATACCACCCCATAAACATTTGCTCTAGACATAGGCCTACTAAGACTGAGATTTAATTGGAAGATTATAGaatcctcctcccccacccctactcccacccccacccccacagctTGCCAACACACCAACAACACTGGATTATAGCAGAAAGAGAGGTACAGACTCTCCTTGAGGAGGAGTGTTTAGGGAGTGTTTAGTGTTTTGTCAATAgtggagacaaaaacaaggatACTAGAGGAATTTGAAGTCTCTGGCACCTATGGTTGCCTAACTCCTAGCCAAGTTAACTAAATCTAGCGGGATAAAGCACCATGAAcatgtgggatttatcccagaaattGAAGATGTGTGCAGCATAAGAAAAGCAATCAATATAATACATTGCATTAGTAGAATGagggcaacacacacacacacacacacacacacacacacacacacacacaaaccatcttgatgcagtaaaagcatttcacaaaatgcAAAATCCAATCATGTAAAATTACTGAACAAGccaggaatagaagggaatttccttaACATGATAAAGTACAGTAAtgaaaaatccacagctaacatcatattgaATAGTGAAACACTGAcagctttccccctaagattaggagcaagacaagggtgcctgattttgccacttctattcaacactgtactggaagtTGTAGTCAGAGCagttaggcaaggaaaagaaataaaaggcatcccaattagaaaggaagaattttctcaatttgcaaatgacatgacttTATATATAGAAAAGCTGAACAACTACCAAAATTCAATTAGAACCCATAAATGAGTTTAGCAGTGTTtcaggatataagatcaacatgtaaaaatcagttttatttctatatgctagtaatagaaaatttaaaaggaaattaaagcaaTTTCAtgtataatagcatcaaaaatgatAACATACTTAAGGAGAAATTTAACCAAGTGGGTCCAAGACTTGCacgctgaaaactacaaaacactgttgaaatatattaaagaagatCTAGACctagacctaaataaatggaaagatatttgatatccatggattggaagacataGTATAGTTAAAATACTACCAAAATGatttacaaattcaatgcaaatcactatcaaaattccaatagcgTTTTTGCAGAAGTGGAAAAGcagatcctaaaattcatatgcaatTGCAAGGGGTCCCACATAGTGGAAATAATTTAGAAGAAGAACACTTTTGGAAGAAGAACGCTTCCCAgattcaaaacttactacaaagctacagtaatcaaaacaatgtattGTTTTTGTTATGTATTGTATTTGTTATGTATTGGCATATAGAAAAACATATAGCTCAGTGGCATCAAATTGAGAGCCTACATATCTATGggcaattgatttttgacaagactaaaaagaccattcaatgggggaaaatatAGTCTCTTCAATGACTTGTGCTGAGActactggatatccacatgcaaaagaatgaatctgaCCCATACCTCacaacacatacaaaaattaactccaaatgaatcaaaacctaaatgtaagtgctaaaactattttaaaaactataaaattcttagaggaaacataggtgAAACTCTGCATGACGTTGAATAAGGCAACATTTTCATAGATATGACACaaaacacaagcaaacaaaaattcaataaattgaacatcatcaaaattaaaatttttgtgtatcaaaagacactatcaagagaattaaaagacaactcacagaatggaaaaagatatttgcaaatattttctaaaagccacatgtctgaaatattttttaactcaTAATCCAAGTAAAAAacacaatccaattaaaaagggGCAAAgtaattgaatagacattttcctaaggaagatatacaaatagctaaTAACCAAATGAAAAGATGTCTGTCATCATTAGTCATAATgcaagaaatgcaagtcaaaaccacaacgagatatcatATCACACCCATTAGgaggctattttttaaataacaaatgttggtaaggatgtggagaaattgaaccCTTTGGCATTAatggtgggaatgttaaatggtgcagctgctgtgggaaaCAGTTTGGTGGTGTTAAATACAGAATTACCATAAACCAAGAAATtcaactcctaggtatatacccaagagaattgaaaacatttgttcacacaaaaacctgttcacaactgttcatagaagcactattcacaatagccaaaagatggaaataacccaagtatccatcactcaatgaatggataaacaaaatatagtatatccatacaatgaaatattcagcaagaaaaaagaataaaatgctgatacatgccacaacatggatgaatcttgtaaacattatgctaagtgaaggaagccagacacaaagaccacgtatgattccatttatgtgaaatatccagaataggcaaatccaagagacagtagattagtggtttccagtgCTGGGGAACAGatgaatggggagtgactgcgtAATTGGTACAGGGttttctttgggggatgatgaaaatgttctggggcTACATAGTGGTGAGGGTTGTGCAAAAGTGGTTGTACTAAATGTCACCAAATTGTGTTGACtgaaaacaaatagactgccagatatttctccagaaaaAATAGGTTTATTCAGCAGAGAATTAtaattcagggtctgcaaccatggcaagTCACATGCAAGTCCCCCAAATAGAGAAGTAGAACTCAGACATCATCTGCTTCAATTCTgggaaatctttactttcaggtcACCAGATGATGTGCAGGTCCAGCCAGGGTGGGAATTTTAGAGTCTTCAGTAAGACTGGGTTGTTACTGGTCCTAACCAGAGCATTCTCTTGTTatcaaaaaaattattgagtttccaatcttgtttttccttttctgaggccaATTGTTGAAATTCTCTGGTCCAGTTTTCCTCAGTTATCATTTGGGGAAATGTCCCTTTGGACCATGACAGAGGTTTGGCTGGTTTTGGTCCCTTTAATAGCAGCATTCCTTGTGGAAATGTCAGTAAGATAAATTTCCCTTAGCTTCTAGAGAGTCAAGTTTAGAATGTCCTGAAATCTTAATGGCTAAAGTGGCAGGTAAAAGTGTTGCATCCAATAACACCTAAACATCGGggccattttaaattttatttcagctGGAAGTAAAGAAACCATGTTGCTTCTACAACATTCCAAAAGCATGAGCTGCACCAAAAGCATATCTACTATCAGTATAAGTATTGGCAGTTTTTCCCTTGGCCAAAGTACAGGCCTGTGTAAGAGCTCAAGCCTGTGTAAGCTTATTAGGCTGAATTACCCATAAGTAAAGATGCTGCCTCAACAATCTCAAAGGAAGTTGCAGTAGAATACCCAGCACGATATTTGCCACTGTCaccttttaaataagaaccaTCAGTGAACCATGAGAAACCACTGTTACCCAAAGGAATTTCCTGCAAATCATCAAGTGGAGTCAAGAGGAGgttcttcagggcttccctggtggtgcagtggttgagtccgcctgccaatgcaggcaacacgggttcgagccctggtccaggaagatcccacatgccacagagcagctaagcctgtgtgccacaactactgagcctgtgctttagagccagtgagccacaactactgagcccatgtgccacaactactgaagcccgcgctcctagagcccatgcttcacaagagaagccaccacaatgataagcccgtgcaccgcatcaaagagtagcccccgctcaccgcaactagagaaagtcctttcacaacaacaaagacccaatgcagccaaaaataaataaataaaataaatttctaaaaaaagagaaagaggagatcCTTCAGCGTTAAGCAGTTGTGAGGGACTTCATTGGTGATGATGGAGGGGAAAAGAGTAGTAGTGATAAGGTTATTACAACATAAAAGAGTTATATGAGGAGCAGTTAACAAAAGGACTTCATAGGAGGTGAGGTGGCTAACTGagaaatgttgagtgtgatgAGAATTCAGGAGGGCTTCTCCTGCATGAGGTACAAGGATGATTAAAGGGAATCCCACAATGATTTTCTTGGTGGCCTCAACCAAATGGACAGTGGCTCTAATGGCTCTAAGGTGTGCCACAGGGTCCACCTGCTGGCTGTAATACCCTATGGGTCAATGGTAGTCCCTGTGTTTTGGGGTGAGTATCCCAAGggcattcccttccttttcatatacaaaaaagaaaaagaggatctGATAACTGAGATTCCCAAGGGCAGGTGGGTTTATCGAGCTCTCATTTAAGGCCTGAAAGTTTATGCTGTTTGGCTCTTCCCATAAAACTGGGTCagagttgttgttgttgagtaAAACATACAGAGGTTTGGCTATAAGAGAGAAAtttgactaataagaacctgctgtataaaataaataaattaaattaaattaaaaaaatagagaaatttgGAATACACTTTCAGCAATAACTGACTAGCCTGAGAAAACCTTGCAGTCAATGCTTAGATTGGGGTTTGGGGAAACTCAGGACACCATGAAGCCTATCTGGAACTAGGTATAGCTCTTGTTCTGATATCACATGCCCTAAATATCAAATATCAAACCTGGGTTTGGGCAAATGGCAATTTTTCCTTGGCAACCTTGTGTCCCTTTAAGGCTAAAAGCTTTAGGAAGTGGGTGCTGTCTTCCTGTGAAGAGGTCTGAGGAGAGCAAAGAAGCAAATTGTCCACATGTTGCAACAAAATAGAACTTCTGGGAACTTTACATTATCCAGATCAGCCTtgagaatttttgaaaaataagaactcAGTAAAACCCTGAGGCATTACTGTCGCggtgaattatttttcttccaagtgAAGGCAAAAACGATAGACAATAGTCCATCTTCATCAACTGGAATATTAAAGAATGTACTGCATAAATCAAATTACAGTAAAAAATTTACATCCAGTGGGAATGGATGTTAGTAAAGTATGAGGATTAGGAACAACAGGGTGTGGAGGGATGACAATGTTGTTTATTGCTCTGAGGTCCTGAACAAAGCTCCACCCTCAGCCCTTGGGTTTCTTCATTAGTAAAATAAGGGTATTGCAGGTACTATTACAAGAAATAATGAGTCTTTGAGACTTGTAATGTCCTATTATGGGCTTTATGCCATTAAAGGCTTCTTTACTTATAGGATATTGATTAATTCTGGGAGAGGTTTTGAGGGATCTATTTGAATTGATGCACTGTGAATTTTGTCAATATCAGTTGGAGATTTTGCCTATAAGGGGGGTGGTTGTTGATTCAATAGGGACAAATGATCAGTGTTTCCAGAATCAGCTCAGAGACAGAGCTGATAAAAGATGTCAAAGTCATTTAATTCATCTGGTTGGCTGCTTTGATAACTACTGTctaattccaaaattattttcccctttcagGGGAAAGAAATTTTAGCATGATGCTTCTGTAAGAAGTCTCAGCCTAATATAAATGGATAGCGGCAGAGGAACTAAGGAGAAAAGAGTATGTGTTTCTCAAAGGGCCTAAACAAAAGGGAATCAGTTCACAGGCAGGAACCTCTTGAGGTTCATTAGAGATCCCCACTATTGGAACTGTATTAGTACTCCGAGGCAGGGGCTGCTTTACAGTAGTGGGGTTGAGCACCGAGAGTGTGGCTGCAGTGTCAATTAGGATGAGAAGAGATCCATCCCAAATCTGAAGGAATGTTTCTCCAAGCTGATTAAGAGGGAGAATTGGGAAGAGCCCCTGTAGTTCCTTGGAGCCCCACTACTGGGAATTGGGAGGAAGTTGGAAAGCCTGGTTAGAGGGCTGATGGTGACTGAAGGGCTTGAATCTGTAACAATCTCTTTTCCAATGCCCTGGCTCTTTGCTCTAATAGCAGAAACTAGgaggtttttgt containing:
- the ZNF354A gene encoding zinc finger protein 354A isoform X1; translation: MATEQREARSQLSVTFEDVAVLFTRDEWRKLAPSQRNLYQDVMLENYSNLVSLGLPFSKPEVISLLQQGEDPWKVVKESPGGSSLGWKNSYKTTKSTQTQGSSFQEMIMKRSKRNGPWDFKSEKPCKYEDRLEKKQKKNQSVQIVSVTHKKIFTVERKHKNTEFGQNFSLKSVLVRQQMVPREKTPPKCEIQGNSFKQNSNLLNQQKINTAGKRYKCSMCEKTFINTSSLRKHEKNHSGEKLFKCKDCSKAFNQSSALIQHQITHTGEKPYICKECGKAFTLSTSLYKHLRTHTVEKSYRCKECGKSFSRRSGLFIHQKIHAGENPYKYNPGRKASSCNTSLPGCQRMNSRKKSYLCNECGNTFKSSSSLRYHQRIHTGEKPFKCSECGRAFSQSASLIQHERIHTGEKPYRCNECGKGFTSISRLNRHRIIHTGEKFYNCNECGKALSSHSTLIIHERIHTGEKPCKCKVCGKAFRQSSALIQHQRMHTGERPYKCNECGKTFRCNSSLSNHQRIHTGEKPYRCEECGISFGQSSALIQHRRIHTGEKPFKCNTCGKTFRQSSSRIAHQRIHTGEKPYECNTCGKLFNHRSSLTNHYKIHIEENP
- the ZNF354A gene encoding zinc finger protein 354A isoform X2, which translates into the protein MLENYSNLVSLGLPFSKPEVISLLQQGEDPWKVVKESPGGSSLGWKNSYKTTKSTQTQGSSFQEMIMKRSKRNGPWDFKSEKPCKYEDRLEKKQKKNQSVQIVSVTHKKIFTVERKHKNTEFGQNFSLKSVLVRQQMVPREKTPPKCEIQGNSFKQNSNLLNQQKINTAGKRYKCSMCEKTFINTSSLRKHEKNHSGEKLFKCKDCSKAFNQSSALIQHQITHTGEKPYICKECGKAFTLSTSLYKHLRTHTVEKSYRCKECGKSFSRRSGLFIHQKIHAGENPYKYNPGRKASSCNTSLPGCQRMNSRKKSYLCNECGNTFKSSSSLRYHQRIHTGEKPFKCSECGRAFSQSASLIQHERIHTGEKPYRCNECGKGFTSISRLNRHRIIHTGEKFYNCNECGKALSSHSTLIIHERIHTGEKPCKCKVCGKAFRQSSALIQHQRMHTGERPYKCNECGKTFRCNSSLSNHQRIHTGEKPYRCEECGISFGQSSALIQHRRIHTGEKPFKCNTCGKTFRQSSSRIAHQRIHTGEKPYECNTCGKLFNHRSSLTNHYKIHIEENP